From the genome of Streptomyces ficellus:
CGGCGATGATGCCGCAGCCGATGAGGGCGGGGATGAGCGGTACGAAGATGTTCGCGACGCGGCGCAGGAGGAGCTTGCCGGGGGTGGCGTTCCGGCTCTTCTGGGCGTCCTTGATCGCGGCGCCCCGGGCCTGGAGGAGCAGGGCTTCGAACTCGGGGGTGACGCGGGCGACGGTGCCGGGGCCGAGGACGATCTGGTAGGTCGCCCCGTCCTCGACGACGCCGAGGACGGCGGGGTGCGCGGCGAGCGCCTCGTCCTGGACGAGGGTGCGGTCGTTGAGGCCCAGGCGGAGGCGGGTCATGCAGTGGGCGACGGAGGTGACGTTCGCGGCGCCGCCGACGAGGGGGAGGAGGTCGCCGGCCAGTTCGCGGTGCGTGTCGAGCGGGGGCATGGCGCGGATGCTGCCAGGGGGCGGGCGTTCGCGGGCGGGTGCGCGCCGGTGGGCGCGCCGGGCCCCGCCTTATTGGTCGAGTGGGCTATTGGTCGAGTGCCGCGCGCAGGTGGCCGTCCGTCTTGGCGAGGAGCTGGGCCGCCGTGCCGGCGTCGACACCGGCGAGCAGGGTGAGGATCGCGGGCTTGACCTCGCCGTCGGTGGCGGTGAGGGCGGCTTCGATGTCGGGGTCGGAGGCGCCGGTGGCCAGGGCGACGATCCGGCGGGAACGGGCGCGGAGCTTCTCGTTGGAGGCGCGGACGTCGACCATGAGGTTCCCGTAGGTCTTGCCGAGCCGGATCATCGTGATGGTCGAGATCATGTTGAGGACGAGCTTCTGCGCGGTGCCGGCCTTGAGGCGGGTGGAGCCGGTGAGCAGCTCCGGGCCGACGACGACCTCGATGCCGTGTTCGGCTGCGGCGGCGAGGGCGCTGCCCGCGTTGCAGGACAGACCGATCGTCAGCGCCCCGCGCGTACGGGCGTGTTCGACGGCGCCGACGGCGTAGGGGGTGCGGCCGGAGGCGGAGACGCCGACGACGGTGTCCTCGGCGGTCAGGCCGAGGCGGTCCAGGTCGGCGGCGGCCAGCTCCGGGGAGTCCTCGGCGCCCTCGACGGCCTCCAGCAGGGCGGTGGGTCCGCCCGCGATGAGGCCGGTGACCTGTGCGGGGGCGGTGTTGAAGGTGGGCGGGCACTCGCTGGCGTCCAGGACGCCGAGCCGCCCGGCCGTGCCGGCGCCCGCGTAGACGAGCCGGCCGCCGCGCGCCATACGGGTGGCGGTCGCGTCGATGGCGGCGGCGATACGGGGCAGTTCGGCGGCGACGGCGGACGGGACCGACTGGTCCTCGGCGTTCATGAGGCGGGCGATCTCGGCGGTCGGGAGGCGGTCGATGTCCGCGAGCTCGGGGCGGAAGGCTTCCGTGGTGAGGGCGGACAGCTCGGAGGGCTTCATGCGGGCGTGCTCTTTCGGCCGGTCAGCGGGTGCGGGGTGAGTGGCGGTGCGCGAGGGCCTCGTACGACGCGGAGAGCGCGGGGGCGGCCGTTTCGTACGTGCGCTGCGTGACGCCGGTGAACAGGCAGTCGACGACGAGGAGCTGGCTGGTGCGGGAGGACATGGCGGCGGGGCGCAGTTCGCTCTCGCGGGCCGTGGAGGTGGTGAGTATGTGGTCGGCGTACTGGGAGACGGGGCCGTCGGGGCGGCCGGTGATGGCGACGGTGGTGGCGCCCCGGTCGAAGGCGACGCGGAGCGGTTCTATGACGTCGCCGGTGGAGCCGGAGTGGGTGATGGCGATGGCGACGTCGCCGGAGCGGAGCTGGACGGCGTTGGTGACGGCGAGGTGGGGGTCGCTGTGGGCGTGGGCGATCAGCCCGATGCGCAGCAGCTTCTGGGCGAGGTCCTGGGCGACGAGTCCGGAGGCGCCGACGCCGTAGATGTCGGTGCGGCGGGCGGAGGCCAGGGCGGTGACGGCGGCGCCGAGCTGGACGGTGTCGAGGCCGGCGGCGGTGTCGGCGAGGGTCTGCTGCTCGTCGTGGGCGAGTTTGGCGACGACGTCGGCTATCGGGTCGTCGACGGCGATGTCGGCGGTGACGGACGGCGCCCGGCCGGACTGCTGCTGGGCGGCGAGCCCGGCGAGGGCGAGGCGCAGGTCGCGGTAGCCGGGGTAGCCGAGGAGGCGGGCGGTGCGGACGACGGTCGCCTCGCTGGTGCCGGTGAGTTCGGCGAGGCCGGTGACCGTGAGAGCGGCGCAGCCGGCGGGGTCACCGGCGACGGCTTCGGCGACGCGCTGCATGGAGCGGGTCATGGACGGCGCGAGGGTGCGGACCTTGGCGGCGAGGGCGGCCGGTGCGGGGGCGGCGGGGGCGGCCACCCCGCCCGGTCTGCCCCGGCCGTCGCTGAAAATTTCCTTCACATCGTTGCTCACCTCTGAAAAATATTTCCAGCCCGGAGGGTCGTCAACCCCTCCGGACCTGGGGCGACAATGGCTCCATGGACGCCGTGGACCCCCTGGAGCAGGCCCTGCACGCCGCACGCGCCTTGGTGATCGCCGACCTCGTGGCGCGGAACGTCGCCGAGGCGGAGGTCGTCTCGCTCGTCGAGGACGCGGTGACGCACCGCCGATGGTGGGTCGAGCAGTGGCCGGAAGGCGTCGAGTACGTCGCCGGGCTCGTCGCCCAGGACGTCCAGGACGCGCTGCTGGAGCGGTACGGCCGGTGGCCGCTGTGCCCGGTGTGCGGCTCGGGCGACCCGCACGCGCTGGACGTCGAGCCGGAGCTGGGCCCGGACCCGCACTGGGTGTGCGGCAAGGCGGGCGTGGTCGTGGCGCGGGTCGGCGGCCTCACGTGACGGTCTACATCGACCCGCCGGACTGGCCGGGCCACGGCCGCATGTGGTCCCACATGGTCAGCGACACGTCCTACGACGAGCTCCACGCCTTCGCCGCCCGGATCGGCGCCCCGCCCCGCGCCTTCGACCGCGACCACTACGACGTCCCCTCCGAGCGGTACGCGGACGCGGTGGCGGCGGGCGCCGTGGAGGTGGGCTCCAAGGAACTCGTACGCCGGCTCACGCAGGCCGGTCTGCGGCGGCCGAAGCGGCGGGCGTCTCCCTGACCGCCGCCCCGGCGTCCGACCGGGTCACCACGCGGGACGCCGACGAGGTGTGCAGGCGCAGGGCCACGGCCGCCGCCGCGAGGCCCAGGACCGTCATCGCGGCGCCCGCCCAGGCGGTCGCCGGGTAGCCGAGGCCCGCGTCGATGACGGTGCCGCCGAGCCACGGGCCGCCGGTGTTGCCGAGGTTGAACGCGGCCGTCGTCGTGGCGCCCGCGAGGGTGGGGGCCGCACCGGCGACGTTGAACATGCGGGCGTTCAGCGCCGGGGCGGTGAAGAACGCCGAGACGCCGAGCAGGAACGCGAGGACGATCGTGACGACCGGGCTGGACGCGAACACCGCCAGCGCCACGAGGAACACCGTGGACGCGGTGATGCCGCTGAGCAGCACGCCGAACAGGTGGGCGTCGGCGACCCGGCCGCCGACGGTCGTACCGACGAGCGCGCCGATGCCGAACAGGGCCAGCACGGTCGGCACCCAGCCGGAGTCGAGGCCCGACACGTCGGTGAGGAGCGGCGCCAGGTAGGAGAACGTGCAGAACACGCCGCCCGCCGCGAGCGCGGTGACGACGACCGCGAGCCACACCTGCCGGTCGCGGTAGATCGTCAGCTCGCGCCGCAGCCGCGGCTTCTCGGCGGGCAGCGGGATGCGCGGGATGAGGGTCACCACGCCCACCAGGGCGATCGCCGAGGCGGCGCCGACCGCCCAGAACGCGGACCGCCAGCCCAGGTGCTCGCCCAGGAACGCGCCGGCCGGCACGCCCAGGACGTTCGCGATGGACAGGCCGCCGATCATCACGGCCATCGCACGGGCGCGGGAGCCGACCGGGACCATCGCGATCGCGACGGCCGCGCCCACCGCCCAGAACCCGGCGCACGCCAGGGCACTGACCACGCGGGACGCGAAGAGGATCCCGTACGAGGGCGCCAGCGCGCCCACGAGCTGCCCGACGCCGAACGTGCTGATCAGCGCGATGAGCGTGATCTTGCGCGGGAGTCGCAGCGTGGCGACCGCGAGGAGCGGCGCGCCGATCACCATGCCGACGGCGAACGCGGATATCAGCAGCCCCGCCTGCGGGATCGACACGTTCATGTCGTCGGCGATCGGCGGCAGCAGACCGGACAGCATGAACTCGCTCGTGCCGAGCGCGAAGACGGACAGGCCGAGGATGTAGACGGCCAGGGGCATACGGGTGCGTTCGGCGTTGGGCGGCATGCCAGGGGTCAACGCCTCCGTCAGGGCTTACATTCCCGACGATTCCAGCAGCTTCAGCTCCGTCGTCAGGTTCTGCCGGGCCTTCTCCTCCCAGGCGCGGGCGCCGTGCGGCGTACGGAAGAGGCACGGCAGCCCGAGCAGCTGCCGCAGCACCGCCGCGCGCCCCTCGCGGAACGCGTCGTCCGGCACGAACCCGTACTCCTCCCGTACGGCGGCGGCGTAGGCGGCGTACGCGTCGGGCGCGGCGGCCAGGACCGCGAGGTCCGCGTCGCACAGCACCTCGCCGTTGCGGTCGCCGTCCGCCGGGTCATGGGTGACGGTGAGCCGGACCAGCCGGGCGACCTCCGCCGTGGCCGCCTCGCCGAGACCCAGCTCGGGCAGGGCCCGCTCGGCGAGCCGTGCGCTGCGGTCCTCGTTGGTGGACCGGTCGGGCAGGTAGACCGCGTCGTGGAACCAGGCGGCGAGGCGTACGAGGTCGGCGTCGTCGGCGTGGTCCGCGAGCTCGTCGACCCGGTCGAGGACCGCGAGGAGGTGATCGGTGGTGTGGTACCGCCGCTGCGGTTCGGCCCAGCGGGCGAGGAGGTCGTCGGCGTAGCGGTCCGCGTGGGGCGCGCCCCGCACGGCCGCCGACCACCGGCGGCGGAGGTCGTCGTGGGCGGGGAGGGGCTCCATGGGTGCCATTGTGCCGCGCCACCGCCACGCACGGGCCCGCACCCGGCGACGTACCCGGGGCGGGGCCGTGCAGGGTCGCCCCCGCAGGGGTTGGCGGCGCAGGCGCGGCTCCCTCACGCGTAACCGAAGGCCGCCGGCCCCGAGGAGGCGAGCCCGGAGGGGCCACGCCCCCACCCCACCGGGGGTCACCGCACCCAAGGCACCGCACCGGAGCGAACCGGGAACGGGCACCGCCCCGGTCCCGTTGTGCCCACCCGTCCCGCCCTGCGGGACGATTGCCCACAACGGGAGGGAGCCGCCCTGCGGGGCGGATGCCCACAACGGTAGCGTCAGGCGGGGGCGTCCAGGGTGGTGCGCCAGGTGTGGACGGCGGTGGGGGAGACGGGGGCGGTCCAGCCGGCGGGGCGGGCGGCGCCGCCGATGTGGAACGCGGTGACGCCCGCTGCGAGGAGCGGCGGGACGTGTTCCAGCCGCAGACCGCCGCCGACCAGGAGCCGCGGCTCGTAGCCGGGCTCACCGCGCTCGGCGGCGGCGGCTTCGGCGAGCAGGGTCGGCAGGCCCTCGTCGACCCCGGCGGCCGAGCCCGCCGTGAGGTAGGTGTCCAGGCCCGGCAGGTCCGCGAGCTGCTTGCGGGCCGCGTCCCGGTCGGCGGCCCGGTCGAGCGCGCGGTGGAACGTCCAGCGGCAGCCCTCCAGCTCGGCGACCAGTCGTTCGACGGCGACGAGGTCCACGTGGTCCTCGGGGTCGAGGAAGCCGAGGACGAACTCGTCGGCGCCCTCCTCGCGCATGCCTCGCGCGACACGTACGAGCGCGTCGATGTCGTCCGCGGCGAACCCGTCGGTCAGTCGGAGCATCACGCGCAGCGGGATGTCGACGGCGGCGCGGATCCGTCCGTAGGTCTCGCGGGACGGGGTGAGCCCGTCCGCGGCCATGTCGGTGACGAGTTCGAGGCGGTCCGCTCCTCCGGCCTGCGCGGCGATCGCGTCCTCCGCGTCGAGGGCGATCACCTCCAGGACTGCACGGTTGCTCACTGCCGACTCCCATCGCTACAGGTCTAGTCCAATAGCAGCCTAGTGGGCCTGCACCGCGAAGGCAGTCGAACGCGCCTCCCGAACTTGCGCCGGGTACCCCCCAGGGGTATACATGAGGCCAAGGGAACGGCATACCCTGTCGGGGTATCGACGGCGAGGAGCGGCACTCATGAGCACCCCCACCACCACGACCCCCGGCCCCACGGCCGAGGTGGAACTCGCCATCGGCGGCATGACCTGCGCCTCCTGCGCGGCCCGGGTCGAGAAGAAGCTCAACCGCATGGAGGGGGTGACCGCGACCGTCAACTACGCCACCGAGAAGGCGAAGGTCACCTACGCCGAGGGGGTCGAGGTCGCCGACCTGGTCGCCACCGTCGAGGCCACCGGTTACACCGCCGAACCACCGGCCCCGCCAGCACCCCCCGGCCCCGCGCGGGCCACGACCACCGCACCCCCCGAGGAGCGGCAGCCCGACGAGCTGGCGCCCCTGCGGCAGCGGCTGCTCACGGCTGTCGTGCTGTCCGTACCCGTGATCGCGATGGCGATGGTCCCGGCCCTCCAGATCGCGTACTGGCAGTGGCTCTCCCTCACCCTCGCCGCGCCGGTCGTGACCTACGCCGCCTGGCCCTTCCACCGTGCCGCGTGGACCAACGCGCGCCACGGCGCCGCGACCATGGACACGCTGATCTCGGTGGGCACCTCGGCGGCGTTCCTGTGGTCGGTGTGGGCCCTGTTCTTCGGCACGGCCGGCATGCCCGGCATGACCCATCCCTTCGAGCTGACCATCTCCCGCAGTGACGGCGCCGGGAACATCTACCTGGAGGCCGCCGCCGGTGTCACCGCGTTCATCCTGGCGGGCCGCTACTTCGAGGCCCGCTCCAAGCGCCGGGCGGGCGCGGCGCTGAGGGCGCTGCTGGAGCTGGGCGCCAAGGACGTCACCGTCCTGCGCGACGGACGCGAGACCCTCGTCCCGGTGGGCGACCTGCGCGTGGGTGACCGTTTCCTCGTCCGGCCGGGCGAGAAGATCGCCACCGACGGCACGGTCGTCGAAGGCACCTCCGCCGTGGACGCGTCCATGCTCACGGGCGAGTCCGTCCCCGTGGAGGTGGGCGTCGGCGACACCGTGACCGGCGCCACGCTCAACGCCGGCGGGCGGCTGGTCGTCGAGGCCACCCGCGTCGGCGCCGACACCCAGCTGGCCCGGATGGCCAGGCTGGTGGAGGACGCCCAGAACGGCAAGGCCGCCGCCCAGCGCCTCGCCGACAGGATCTCCGCCGTCTTCGTCCCCGTCGTCATCGTCCTGGCGCTCGCCACGCTCGGCGTCTGGCTCCTGAGCGGCTCCGGGCTCACCGCCGCGTTCACCGCCGCCGTCGCCGTACTGATCATCGCCTGCCCGTGCGCCCTCGGTCTGGCCACCCCGACCGCCCTGATGGTCGGCACCGGGCGCGGCGCCCAGCTCGGCATCCTCATCAAGGGGCCGGAGGTCCTGGAGACCACCCGCCGGGTCGACACCGTCGTCCTGGACAAGACCGGCACCGTCACCACCGGCCGGATGACCCTCCTCGCGGTCCACACCGCCGAAGGCACCGGCGAGGACGACGTCCTGCGCCTGGCGGGCGCCCTGGAGAACGCCTCCGAGCACCCCGTCGCCCGCGCGGTCGCCACCGGCGCCGCCGAGCGCGTCGGCACGCTCCCCGCCCCCGAGGACTTCAGCAGCCTCGCCGGCCTCGGCGTCCAGGGCGTGGTGGACGGCCACGCGGTCCTCGTCGGCCGCGAGAAGCTGCTGTCCGACCGGGCGATGGAACTGCCCGAGCCGCTCAGGGCCGCCAAGGAGAAGGCCGAGTCGGCGGGCCGTACCGCCATCGCGGTCGCCTGGGACGGCGAGGCCCGCGCGGTCCTGGAGGTCGCCGACGCGGTCAAGGACACCAGCGCCGAGGCGATCGGGCGTCTCCGGGGCCTCGGGCTCACCCCGATCCTCCTCACCGGCGACAACCGGGCCGTCGCCGAGGCCGTCGCCGCCGAGGTCGGCATCGACGAGGTGTACGCGGAGGTCATGCCCGAGGACAAGGTGGACGTGGTGAAGCGCCTCCAGGCGGAGGGCCGGTCGGTCGCCATGGTCGGCGACGGGGTCAACGACGCGGCCGCCCTCGCCCAGGCCGACCTGGGACTCGCCATGGGCACCGGTACGGACGTCGCCATCGAGGCGGGTGACCTCACGCTCGTACGCGGCGACCTGCGCGCCGCCGCCGACGCGATCCGCCTCTCGCGCCGCACCCTCGCCACGATCAAGGGCAACCTGTTCTGGGCTTTCGCCTACAACGTGGCCGCGCTGCCGCTCGCCGCGGCGGGACTGCTGAACCCCATGATCGCGGGCGCGGCCATGGCGTTCTCGTCGGTGTTCGTGGTGGGCAACAGCCTGCGGCTGCGGACCTTCAAGCCCGCGGCGTGACGTCCCCGGGGGCGCCGCCCCCGGGGCCCCCGGAAGCCCCCCGGATGCCTCCGGATGCCCCCGGGCCGACGGCTACCGCCGGTGGTCCGGGGCGGGCGCCGGGGCCTCCGGCCGGGGGCGCTCGGACTCTCGCTCCGCTCGTCTTACGTCCGAGCACCCCCCGCCTGCGACCCCGTCACCCTCACGCCGGCGAAACCACCGGCACACTCCCCGCGTCAGTCCAACTGCGACGGCAGCGGGGCCGCGTGGACGACCGTGAGGCCGGAGACCGCCCTCGTCAGTGCCACGTACAGCCGCCGCAGGCCCGTGCGTTCGTCGGGCTCGCCGTCGACGACGGCCGCCGGTTCGTCGAGGACCACGTAGTCGTACTCGAGGCCCTTCGCCAGGGAGGCGGGCACCAGGGTCAGGCGGGACGCGGCGGTCGTCTCCTCACCGGGAGACAGCCACGGCAGGCCCGCCTCCCGCAGCGCCTCCGCCAGGACCGGGACCCGCGCGTCCGCCGCGATGAGGCCGATCGAGCCCTCGTGCTCCAGCGACGTGCGGCACGCCGCCACCACCGACGCCGCCAAGTCGTCCGCGCCGCACCGCACGATCTCCAGCGAGCCCGGCGACTCCCGCACCGACCGCACCTCCGCCAGCCCCGGCGACATGTGCGGCAGCAGCCGCGACGCGTACGCGATCACCTCGCGCGGTACGCGGAAACCGGCCGTCAGCTCCTCGACCACGGCGTCCGGCTTGCCGAGGTGGCCGAGCGCCTCGGCCCAGCTCGCGGTCGCCCACGGCGTCGTCCCCTGCGCCAGGTCGCCCAGCACCGTCGCCGAACCGGTCGAGCAGCGCCGCCCGACCGCCCGGTACTGCATGGGCGACAGGTCCTGCGCCTCGTCGAGGACGACGTGGCCCAGCGACGGGGTGCGTTCCACCAGGTCGGCGGCCTCGTCGATCAGTACCGCGTCCGCCGCCGACCACTTCGCCGACTTCACCGAGCGCGGCGGCTTCGCCCACAGCACGGCCTTCTGCTCGTCGGCGGTCAGCAGCCCCGCCGCGTGCTCCGCGAGGAAGTCCGCGTCGGACAGCAGCCGCAGCACCAGCTTCGCCGGGTCGACGGCCGGCCACACCGCCTTGACCACGGCCTTCACCGCCGGATTCCGCGCCACCGCGTCCTGCACGCGGTCGTCCGGCGCCTCGCCCGCCTGCTCCATCCGTACGAGGACGGCGTGGGCGATCCGCTGCGGGAGGGCGTCCCGGGCGGCCCCGTACCGGATGTCCCGGTCGAGCAACTCGGTGACGATCTCCTCCAGTTCGTACGCCGGGATCCGCCAGCGGCGCGAGCCGCGCACCACCACCAGCGGCTCGGCCGGCGGCGTCACGTGCGACCGCAGGGCCCGGCGCAGGACCTCCGCCATCCGGGCGTCGCCCTTGACGACGGCCGTCTCCGCGTCGTCGGTGCCCCGGACCTCGACGTGGGCGACGAGGTCGGCGACCGTCGCCTGCCTGACCTCCAGCTCGCCGAGCGCGGGCAGCACCTGCTCGATGTAGTGGAGGAAGGACCGGTTCGGCCCGATGACCAGGGTGCCGGTGCGGGCCAGCCGCTCCCGGTGCGCGTACAGCAGGTACGCCACCCGGTGCAGGCCGACGGCGGTCTTGCCGGTGCCGGGGCCGCCCTGGACGCACACCGAGCCGGCGAGGCCGCTGCGGACGATCTCGTCCTGCTCGGGCTGGATCGTGGCGACGATGTCGCGCATCGGGCCCACGCGCGGGCGTTCGATCTCCGCCTGGAGCAGCCTGGACGCCTTCTCCTCCTCGGCCGGGTCGGACAGGTGCTCGTCCTCGTACGCGGTGAGGTCGCCGCCGGTGTAGCCGAAGCGGCGGCGCAGCGCGACGTCCTGCGGGTCCTTCCTCGACGCCCGGTAGAAGGGCTGGGAGACGGGGGCGCGCCAGTCGATGACCATGGGGTCGCCGTCCGCGTCGTGGACGTGGCGCCGCCCGATGTAGAAGCGCTGTCCCTCCTGCGTGGTGTGCAGGTAGTCGAGCCGCCCGAAGAACAGCGGCGTGTGGGAGAGGTCGGCGAGCGCCTTGATCCGCTCGTCGATCTGGGCCGACAGCACGGCGGCGTTGACCCAGTTCGCGGTGACGTCCCGGATGTCGAGCGCTTCGACGTCCTCCCGCATGGCGCGCAGGGCCGCCCGCGAGGCGGCGAGGTGGGCGCGTTCGCGCGCGAGCGGGTCGATGGGCACGGCAGAGCCTCCGGAGGTCGTACGCGGAGCACGCGAGGAACGCGGGGTACGCGAGGAACGCGGGGTACGCGGGGTGAACGGCGGGCCGACCGGTTTCCGACCGGAGGGCGGCGCTCCACGGGAGGGAGGCGGGCAAGGTCGGCGATTCTAGCCATCGGCGGGCGCGCGGGCGACCGATTAAACCGGTGGTCGGGGTCCGGGCGTCCGTCCCGTAGGGGACGCGGTATGCCTGGAGTCGTACGCGGGTGGCGCCGGGGTTCGGTCCGTGGACCGATGTACGGCCCATGGGCCGGGACCATCATGGAGACATGACCACAGCCACCCTCCACGACGCCCCCGGCGCCACCGCCCTCGGCACGACCCCGCACCCCGCCCACCGCCTCGGCAACGCCCTGCGCGCGATCAAGGTGTTCGCCGAGGCGGCGTTCGGCGTGGTGGTCCTCGGCGAGTTCGCGGAGGAAGCCGGCGTCAGGCGCCGCTGAGATCCGTGCCGGGGTCCTTGGACGCCAGCAGTTCGTCGGCGTCGACGATCCGGTACGCGTAACCCTGCTCCGCCAGGAACCGCTGGCGGTGCGCCGCGAAGTCCTGGTCGATCGTGTCCCGGGCGACCACCGAGTAGAAGTGGGCCTGGTGACCGTCGGCCTTCGGCCGCAGCACCCGGCCGAGGCGCTGTGCCTCCTCCTGGCGCGACCCGAAGGTGCCCGACACCTGGATGGCGACGGTCGCCTCGGGGAGGTCGATGGAGAAGTTGGCCACCTTGGACACCACGAGGACGCTGATCTCACCGTTGCGGAAGGCGTCGAAGAGCTTCTCGCGCTGCGCGTTGGGCGTCTCGCCCTTGATCACCGGGGCGTTCAGGTGCTCGCCCAGTTCGTCGAGCTGGTCGATGTACTGGCCGATGACGAGGATCTGCTGGCCGGCGAACTTCCCGACGAGCGCCTCGGCGACCTTCTGCTTGGTCGCGGTCGTCGCGCAGAAGCGGTACTTCTCCTCCGTCTCGGCGGTCGCGTAGGCGAGCCGCTCGCTGTCGGTGAGGTTGACGCGGACCTCGACGCAGTCGGCGGGCGCGATGTAGCCCTGGGCCTCGATCTCCTTCCACGGCGCGTCGAACCGCTTGGGCCCGATCAGCGAGAAGACGTCCGACTCGCGGCCGTCCTCGCGGACCAGGGTCGCGGTCAGCCCGAGGCGCCGCCGGGCCTGGAGGTCGGCGGTGAACTTGAAGACCGGCGCGGGCAGCAGGTGCACCTCGTCGTAGACGATCAGGCCCCAGTCGCGGGAGTCGAACAGCTCCAGGTGCGGGTAGACGCCCTTCCGCTTGGTCGTCAGCACCTGGTACGTGGCGATGGTGACGGGGCGGATCTCCTTCTTCGTCCCGCTGTACTCGCCGATCTCGTCCTCGGTCAGCGAGGTGCGCTTCACCAGCTCGTGCTTCCACTGGCGGGCGGAGACGGTGTTGGTGACCAGGATCAGGGTCGTCGCCTTGGCCTGCGCCATCGCACCGGCGCCGACGAGCGTCTTGCCCGCGCCGCAGGGCAGGACGACGACGCCGGAGCCGCCGTGCCAGAAGCCCTCGACGGCCTGCTGCTGGTAGGGGCGCAGCGCCCAGCCGTCCTCGGCCAGGTCGATGCGGTGTGCCTCGCCGTCCACGTAGCCGGCGAGGTCCTCGGCGGGCCAGCCCAGCTTGAGCAGCGTCTGCTTGATCTGGCCGCGCTCGGAGGGGTGGACGACGACGGTGTCGGGGTCGATGCGGGCGCCGACCAGCGGCTGCACCTTCTTGGAGCGCAGGACCTCCTCCAGGACCGGCCGGTCGGTGGAGGTGAGGACCAGCCCGTGCGTGGGGTGCTTGGAGAGGGTGAGCCGTCCGTAGCGGGCCATCGTCTCGGCGACGTCGACCAGCAGGGCGTGCGGCACGGGGTAGCGGGAGAACTCGACGAGCGCGTCGACGACCTGTTCGGCGTCGTGCCCGGCCGCGCGGGCGTTCCACAGGCCGAGCGGGGTGACCCGGTAGGTGTGGATGTGCTCGGGGGCGCGCTCCAGCTCCGCGAAGGGAGCGATGGCGCGGCGGCACGCGTCGGCCTGCTCGTGGTCGACCTCGAGCAGGAGCGTCTTGTCGCTCTGGACGATCAGGGGTCCGTTCACGCCTCACCCTTTCCTGGTGGCCCGGGGACCGTGGCCAAACATCCAGTGTCGCGCATCGGCGGAGTAACCGGCCGGGTGCGGGGCCAGGGGTGAGGCGTGAGCGGGGGGAGGCGGCCGGGCGCCGGGTCAGATCAGCGGGCTGT
Proteins encoded in this window:
- a CDS encoding HelD family protein, with the translated sequence MREDVEALDIRDVTANWVNAAVLSAQIDERIKALADLSHTPLFFGRLDYLHTTQEGQRFYIGRRHVHDADGDPMVIDWRAPVSQPFYRASRKDPQDVALRRRFGYTGGDLTAYEDEHLSDPAEEEKASRLLQAEIERPRVGPMRDIVATIQPEQDEIVRSGLAGSVCVQGGPGTGKTAVGLHRVAYLLYAHRERLARTGTLVIGPNRSFLHYIEQVLPALGELEVRQATVADLVAHVEVRGTDDAETAVVKGDARMAEVLRRALRSHVTPPAEPLVVVRGSRRWRIPAYELEEIVTELLDRDIRYGAARDALPQRIAHAVLVRMEQAGEAPDDRVQDAVARNPAVKAVVKAVWPAVDPAKLVLRLLSDADFLAEHAAGLLTADEQKAVLWAKPPRSVKSAKWSAADAVLIDEAADLVERTPSLGHVVLDEAQDLSPMQYRAVGRRCSTGSATVLGDLAQGTTPWATASWAEALGHLGKPDAVVEELTAGFRVPREVIAYASRLLPHMSPGLAEVRSVRESPGSLEIVRCGADDLAASVVAACRTSLEHEGSIGLIAADARVPVLAEALREAGLPWLSPGEETTAASRLTLVPASLAKGLEYDYVVLDEPAAVVDGEPDERTGLRRLYVALTRAVSGLTVVHAAPLPSQLD
- a CDS encoding DNA repair helicase XPB — protein: MNGPLIVQSDKTLLLEVDHEQADACRRAIAPFAELERAPEHIHTYRVTPLGLWNARAAGHDAEQVVDALVEFSRYPVPHALLVDVAETMARYGRLTLSKHPTHGLVLTSTDRPVLEEVLRSKKVQPLVGARIDPDTVVVHPSERGQIKQTLLKLGWPAEDLAGYVDGEAHRIDLAEDGWALRPYQQQAVEGFWHGGSGVVVLPCGAGKTLVGAGAMAQAKATTLILVTNTVSARQWKHELVKRTSLTEDEIGEYSGTKKEIRPVTIATYQVLTTKRKGVYPHLELFDSRDWGLIVYDEVHLLPAPVFKFTADLQARRRLGLTATLVREDGRESDVFSLIGPKRFDAPWKEIEAQGYIAPADCVEVRVNLTDSERLAYATAETEEKYRFCATTATKQKVAEALVGKFAGQQILVIGQYIDQLDELGEHLNAPVIKGETPNAQREKLFDAFRNGEISVLVVSKVANFSIDLPEATVAIQVSGTFGSRQEEAQRLGRVLRPKADGHQAHFYSVVARDTIDQDFAAHRQRFLAEQGYAYRIVDADELLASKDPGTDLSGA